From Pelagicoccus albus, the proteins below share one genomic window:
- a CDS encoding ABC transporter permease — MPWYLYIAIRHTFPKGKRLPFFTIMSVTGVVLGTMALVVVLSVFNGFGHAIREVVADTTGDLKVMNGRIFDDYDEKIDLLESSELVEAAAPSAFGVVMLQAGNRPIFPQVQGVDIDKERQIVPLDDYVKYGSLEELDDDSILISSGIANTLRLRVGEEVDVYTPLMIERLKQNEVLLPRLMRVAGIFETGFAKIDENTIITTLRTMQDLYGLEDGVHALKVKLKAGVDATYAAQELQTLVEPPFRVSTWLESNAEYLAIIQFEKRMMFFLLLIIVVVASFSIATSLFTSVVKKTREIGLFASMGATSRQIVACFVLQGFSVGLVGTVIGFGLSFAILSMRETITDTIFGMLGGKEQTMQFYFFSELPVHYVPSDLALIAVLTISIATLAGLVPAVKAGRLKPVEALRSE; from the coding sequence ATGCCTTGGTACCTCTATATCGCGATTCGCCATACCTTTCCGAAAGGAAAGCGTTTGCCGTTTTTCACGATCATGTCGGTAACAGGCGTCGTCCTCGGAACCATGGCCCTGGTGGTCGTATTGAGCGTCTTCAACGGTTTTGGTCATGCTATTCGTGAGGTGGTGGCGGATACGACCGGCGACCTAAAGGTAATGAACGGCCGTATTTTCGACGATTACGACGAAAAGATCGATCTCCTGGAGTCATCAGAACTGGTGGAAGCTGCAGCGCCATCGGCCTTTGGGGTTGTCATGTTGCAGGCGGGTAATCGGCCCATTTTTCCGCAAGTGCAAGGTGTCGATATCGACAAGGAACGGCAGATTGTACCCCTTGATGATTACGTGAAGTACGGTTCGCTTGAGGAGTTGGACGACGACTCGATTTTGATTAGCTCAGGGATCGCAAACACCTTGAGGCTAAGAGTCGGCGAGGAGGTCGATGTCTATACGCCACTGATGATTGAGCGGCTGAAGCAAAACGAGGTTCTTTTGCCGCGCTTGATGAGGGTGGCTGGCATTTTCGAGACTGGCTTCGCCAAAATCGACGAAAATACGATTATCACCACTCTGCGAACAATGCAGGATCTCTATGGGCTCGAGGATGGTGTGCACGCCCTGAAGGTTAAGCTGAAAGCGGGCGTTGATGCGACTTATGCGGCCCAAGAATTGCAAACGCTTGTGGAACCGCCCTTCCGAGTATCCACTTGGCTCGAAAGCAACGCGGAGTATCTGGCTATTATCCAATTTGAGAAGCGTATGATGTTCTTTCTGCTGCTAATAATCGTAGTGGTAGCCTCGTTCTCGATCGCGACTTCACTCTTCACATCGGTAGTCAAGAAGACGCGTGAGATTGGGTTGTTTGCGTCCATGGGAGCTACGAGTCGACAGATCGTTGCTTGCTTTGTACTTCAAGGTTTCTCGGTCGGGCTGGTGGGAACAGTGATCGGCTTTGGCCTGAGCTTTGCGATCCTTAGTATGCGCGAAACCATTACAGATACTATTTTCGGAATGCTCGGTGGTAAGGAACAGACTATGCAGTTCTACTTTTTCTCCGAATTGCCGGTGCACTATGTTCCGTCTGACTTAGCTTTGATAGCGGTGCTGACTATTTCGATCGCCACGCTCGCTGGCCTGGTACCTGCGGTAAAAGCGGGGCGTCTCAAACCTGTGGAGGCTTTACGCAGTGAGTGA
- the lipA gene encoding lipoyl synthase: MRKPDWLRAKLPSGKGYGDVRKLVDDKGLHTVCQSAQCPNMGECWSRGTATVMILGNVCTRSCNFCAIQTGRPTEYDIGEPARVAEAVATMNLKHCVITSVTRDELKDGGASVWAATIRAIRHRCPSTAIEVLTPDFRGKTEQLDIVLDAEPDIFNHNVETVERLQKPVRVQARYERSLKILAHAAKRGFVAKSGLMLGLGEEKEEVQQAMRDLREIDVKILTLGQYLQPTSKHLPVERWVTPEEFADFKTYGESIGFTKVESGPLVRSSYHADEQSSHFTGVDKLRAEAS, encoded by the coding sequence ATGCGAAAGCCAGATTGGCTCAGAGCCAAACTTCCAAGCGGCAAGGGATACGGAGATGTCCGCAAGCTCGTAGATGATAAAGGACTTCACACCGTCTGCCAAAGCGCCCAGTGCCCAAACATGGGCGAATGCTGGTCCCGAGGAACCGCTACAGTCATGATTTTGGGAAACGTCTGCACGCGGTCGTGCAACTTTTGCGCGATCCAAACCGGACGTCCCACAGAATACGACATCGGCGAGCCGGCACGAGTTGCGGAGGCCGTAGCGACTATGAATTTGAAGCACTGCGTAATCACTTCGGTGACACGTGACGAGTTGAAGGACGGAGGAGCCAGCGTCTGGGCTGCTACTATACGTGCCATCCGCCACAGATGCCCCTCCACCGCGATCGAAGTGCTCACTCCCGACTTCCGCGGAAAAACTGAGCAACTCGATATCGTGCTCGATGCCGAGCCAGACATCTTCAACCATAACGTCGAGACCGTTGAGCGACTCCAGAAGCCCGTCCGCGTACAAGCTCGCTACGAGCGTTCCCTCAAAATCCTCGCCCATGCCGCGAAGCGTGGTTTTGTCGCCAAATCAGGCTTGATGCTTGGACTTGGCGAAGAAAAGGAAGAGGTCCAACAAGCGATGCGTGACCTGCGAGAGATCGACGTAAAGATTCTCACTCTAGGACAATACCTTCAACCCACCAGCAAGCACCTACCCGTAGAGCGTTGGGTCACTCCCGAAGAGTTCGCCGACTTCAAAACCTACGGTGAATCTATCGGGTTCACAAAGGTAGAGTCCGGCCCCCTTGTCCGCTCATCCTACCACGCCGACGAACAGTCCTCGCACTTCACTGGAGTCGACAAGCTCAGGGCAGAGGCAAGCTGA
- the lpxB gene encoding lipid-A-disaccharide synthase, with amino-acid sequence MSHPNDPDFSFASPNTQTVDVLVVAGEHSGDEHAARMITAAKDKSPELNVCAVGGRHLEAAGAQLLFDLTEYSVIGFVEVLKHYKELKRLFDEIVSWITEYRPKVVVFVDYPGLNLRIAKKLTEEGISCKGGGSTRLLHYISPQVWAWKAKRKYEMAKILDSLAVIFPFEVDVFDDTGLEARFVGHPFLSSDYDLPVSFAPDGPILLLPGSRRGAISRIAPMLFSAFAECLKSKSKLTAVCIYATDDLKDLLVEILKDYPSVAERIELVPNTENVEARAVLTSSGTMSLNCALANIPGAVVYRTHPVTYVMAKFLVKVKYIGIANLLLDKPLYPEYIQGAATKKRLSSELIDCIENVERLRQTRNWAAELRDHLDQPDNGGVSGWLLDYVERDS; translated from the coding sequence ATGTCCCATCCCAACGACCCTGATTTCTCCTTCGCTAGCCCAAACACGCAAACCGTGGATGTCTTGGTTGTGGCAGGAGAGCACTCTGGCGACGAGCATGCCGCCCGCATGATTACAGCGGCAAAGGACAAGTCCCCAGAGCTGAATGTTTGCGCAGTGGGAGGTAGGCACTTGGAGGCGGCTGGCGCTCAACTGCTTTTTGACCTGACTGAGTATTCAGTAATTGGATTCGTGGAGGTGCTAAAACACTACAAGGAGCTGAAGCGATTGTTCGATGAAATCGTTTCCTGGATTACTGAATACAGACCCAAGGTTGTAGTCTTTGTCGATTACCCAGGTTTGAATCTTCGTATTGCCAAAAAGCTGACAGAGGAGGGGATATCCTGCAAAGGCGGCGGCTCGACACGTTTGCTCCACTACATAAGTCCGCAGGTTTGGGCTTGGAAGGCTAAGCGCAAATACGAGATGGCAAAGATTCTGGACTCTCTGGCTGTCATTTTCCCGTTCGAGGTCGACGTTTTTGACGACACGGGTTTGGAAGCGCGTTTCGTTGGACATCCTTTCCTGTCCTCCGACTATGATTTGCCGGTTAGCTTTGCCCCGGATGGGCCTATCCTGCTTTTGCCTGGAAGTCGAAGAGGAGCCATTTCCCGCATAGCCCCGATGTTGTTTTCGGCGTTTGCAGAATGCTTGAAAAGCAAATCGAAGCTGACGGCGGTTTGCATCTACGCTACAGATGACCTCAAGGACCTGTTAGTGGAGATCTTAAAGGACTACCCCAGTGTAGCCGAACGAATTGAACTTGTTCCCAATACTGAAAACGTTGAGGCGAGAGCGGTGCTGACAAGTTCCGGGACTATGTCTCTGAATTGCGCTTTGGCGAATATCCCTGGAGCGGTCGTTTACCGAACTCACCCGGTCACCTACGTGATGGCGAAGTTTTTGGTAAAAGTGAAATACATTGGCATCGCCAACCTGCTTCTAGATAAGCCGCTCTATCCTGAGTATATCCAAGGAGCGGCGACGAAGAAGCGCTTGTCGTCGGAGTTGATCGATTGCATCGAGAATGTGGAACGTCTGCGGCAGACTCGAAATTGGGCTGCAGAATTGCGGGATCACCTTGATCAGCCTGACAATGGCGGCGTATCCGGATGGCTTTTGGATTACGTAGAGCGCGATTCTTAA
- a CDS encoding spermidine synthase, with protein MGFDYEELDFQPTELGDLMLRRRRLPQLGEVDIFEVKLGDYFLMSSLYHEAEWQLSKLGLAEADGEELDVVVGGLGLGYTAVSALEDPRVKSLVVVDYLAPVIEWHKKGLVPMGESLNLDERCRLAHGDFFALSRDTSKSFDPREPDKLHDAILLDIDHTPTNVLHQTNTRFYTQEGLLELAEHLKPHGVFALWADGEPEAEFTAHLKSVFPHAEAHKVVFPNPVTKTDSCGAVYVAKKA; from the coding sequence ATGGGATTCGACTACGAAGAACTGGACTTTCAGCCGACCGAACTCGGTGACTTGATGCTGCGAAGAAGGCGGCTGCCCCAGTTGGGCGAGGTGGACATCTTCGAGGTGAAGCTCGGCGACTACTTTCTGATGTCTAGCCTTTATCACGAAGCGGAATGGCAGCTATCGAAACTCGGTCTGGCTGAAGCGGACGGGGAGGAATTGGATGTGGTGGTCGGCGGATTAGGCCTTGGGTACACGGCGGTATCTGCTTTGGAAGATCCGAGAGTGAAGTCCTTGGTGGTGGTGGATTATTTGGCTCCGGTTATCGAATGGCACAAGAAGGGTCTCGTTCCGATGGGGGAGTCATTGAACTTGGACGAACGCTGCCGTTTGGCCCACGGAGACTTCTTCGCTCTTTCGAGGGATACCAGCAAGAGTTTCGACCCTCGTGAGCCAGATAAGCTGCACGACGCGATCCTTCTGGATATCGACCACACCCCCACAAACGTTTTGCATCAGACTAACACTCGTTTCTACACCCAGGAGGGCTTGCTGGAACTTGCCGAACATCTGAAGCCTCACGGCGTTTTCGCTCTCTGGGCAGATGGCGAACCGGAAGCCGAATTCACGGCTCACTTGAAATCAGTTTTCCCGCATGCGGAGGCTCACAAAGTCGTTTTTCCAAATCCAGTGACGAAAACGGATTCTTGCGGAGCCGTGTACGTGGCCAAAAAAGCGTGA
- a CDS encoding RNA-binding S4 domain-containing protein, with protein MTEEPISEKREVRLRAEFVELNKLLKFENVVMSGGEAKVAISNGHVLVNGEVELRIRRKLVAGDRVFVAGTEFSILPSA; from the coding sequence ATGACTGAGGAGCCAATATCGGAAAAGCGTGAAGTGCGATTGAGAGCTGAATTCGTGGAGCTCAACAAATTGTTGAAGTTTGAGAATGTAGTGATGAGTGGTGGAGAGGCCAAGGTCGCTATTAGCAATGGCCATGTGCTGGTAAATGGCGAAGTGGAATTACGGATACGGCGTAAGCTTGTCGCTGGAGATCGAGTATTTGTGGCCGGCACTGAATTTTCTATCCTCCCCTCTGCTTGA
- a CDS encoding zinc ribbon domain-containing protein — protein MSFKPPGYCPNCGEYVEQGAAACESCGSCEETGWNEDAIYGGLDLPTYDEESSTDQSSSKVWGAIVSLILLCMLIYAFVFR, from the coding sequence ATGAGTTTCAAGCCACCAGGCTACTGCCCAAACTGTGGTGAGTACGTCGAGCAGGGGGCTGCCGCCTGTGAAAGCTGTGGGAGCTGCGAGGAGACTGGTTGGAATGAAGATGCGATTTACGGCGGCCTAGACTTACCTACCTATGATGAGGAATCGTCGACTGACCAATCATCCTCGAAGGTATGGGGAGCAATCGTGAGCCTCATCTTACTTTGTATGCTTATCTACGCTTTTGTCTTTCGGTAG
- a CDS encoding ATP-binding cassette domain-containing protein, with translation MSEFAIKAEGVAKSYQTGETTLEVLREVSLSVKKGEFISIQGESGCGKTTLLNVLAGIESPGNGFVEWGGERIDAFGRNALAVKRGRYLGIVFQSYYLVPEIDSLQNVLMSRRILGGRIGKSEIDEARRMLEKVGLGDRCHQMPNTLSGGERQRVAIARALLVNPNVVLADEPTGNLDEGTGNRVMSQLRELCEELGTALVLVTHNAEHAALADRQLTLSQGSIS, from the coding sequence GTGAGTGAGTTCGCCATCAAAGCCGAAGGCGTCGCCAAGTCCTATCAAACAGGCGAAACCACACTGGAAGTTCTCAGAGAGGTTTCTTTGTCCGTGAAAAAAGGCGAGTTTATCAGCATCCAGGGCGAATCTGGATGCGGGAAAACGACCTTGTTAAATGTGCTGGCTGGCATCGAGTCACCCGGCAACGGTTTTGTAGAGTGGGGTGGTGAGCGAATTGATGCCTTCGGGCGTAATGCCCTTGCCGTTAAACGAGGGAGATACCTCGGAATCGTATTCCAATCCTATTACCTAGTGCCGGAAATCGACTCTCTTCAAAACGTCCTTATGAGCCGCAGAATTCTGGGTGGGCGAATCGGCAAGTCGGAAATCGATGAAGCTCGGAGAATGTTGGAAAAGGTGGGCCTTGGCGATAGATGTCACCAAATGCCAAATACGCTTTCGGGAGGAGAGCGACAGCGTGTCGCGATAGCGAGAGCATTGCTTGTTAATCCAAATGTCGTTCTGGCTGATGAGCCAACTGGAAATTTAGACGAGGGAACCGGAAACCGCGTAATGTCCCAGCTTCGCGAGCTTTGCGAAGAGTTGGGCACGGCACTGGTTCTCGTAACGCATAACGCTGAACACGCTGCACTCGCGGATCGCCAGCTTACTTTATCCCAGGGATCTATTTCCTGA
- the lysS gene encoding lysine--tRNA ligase, which translates to MSSKLSDISHDQFAVRRQKLADLRDKGVDPFRTDFQPTHFSSEAVAAFVEGAEPEEQPTVSVAGRLIVIRKMGKAQFVKIQDQAGIIQLYVRLDGIGADEYADFKKLDLGDIIGVEGQLFQTKTGEISIRASKYALVSKSLRPLPEKFHGLTDAEQKYRQRHLDLIMNKESRERFFNRSRIVSGIRRYLEDRSFLEVETPVFQNIAGGAAAKPFVTHHNTLDRDFFMRISLELYLKRLLVGGFDRVFEIGRNFRNEGISRRHNPEFTMLEVYQAYSDYRGMMELIQGLIRHLVTDVLGGKEIKMPDGEVIDFMGEWREAKYKDLVCEKVGDPDWFSKSKEEKLAKAKELGLDCQEDWEDYEVSNEVFGKLIEPKLIQPTFVTHLPKELCPLAKITKDDDSTIDVFELCIGGMEIAPAYSEQNDPDVQREMFEKQAGEETQDVDEDFLETLEYGMPPAGGLGMGIDRIVILLTEAENIRDVILYPQLRS; encoded by the coding sequence ATGAGTTCGAAACTTTCCGACATCTCCCACGACCAGTTCGCGGTGCGCCGCCAAAAGCTTGCCGATTTGCGCGACAAGGGCGTGGACCCATTTCGTACCGATTTCCAGCCCACCCATTTTTCCTCGGAGGCGGTAGCCGCTTTTGTGGAGGGAGCAGAACCGGAGGAGCAGCCGACCGTTAGCGTGGCGGGTCGTTTGATCGTCATCCGCAAGATGGGCAAAGCGCAGTTTGTCAAAATCCAAGACCAGGCTGGGATCATCCAGCTCTACGTTCGTTTGGATGGGATCGGAGCCGACGAGTACGCCGACTTCAAGAAGCTCGACCTTGGCGATATCATTGGAGTCGAGGGACAGCTCTTTCAGACCAAAACAGGCGAAATCAGCATTCGCGCTTCGAAGTACGCTCTCGTTTCAAAATCGCTCCGACCGCTTCCTGAGAAGTTCCATGGTTTGACCGATGCGGAGCAGAAGTATCGCCAGCGTCATTTGGATCTGATCATGAACAAGGAATCCCGCGAGCGCTTCTTTAACAGAAGCCGCATCGTGAGCGGAATCCGTCGATACCTCGAAGACCGGTCATTTCTAGAGGTTGAGACCCCCGTGTTTCAAAACATCGCCGGGGGTGCGGCGGCCAAGCCTTTCGTGACCCACCACAACACTTTGGATCGCGACTTCTTCATGCGAATCTCGCTTGAGCTTTACCTCAAGCGTCTGCTGGTAGGCGGATTCGACCGAGTTTTCGAGATTGGCCGCAATTTCCGCAACGAAGGCATTTCCCGTCGCCACAACCCGGAGTTCACCATGCTCGAAGTGTATCAGGCCTATTCTGATTACCGAGGTATGATGGAGCTTATCCAAGGACTGATTCGCCACCTCGTGACGGATGTGCTGGGCGGTAAGGAGATCAAAATGCCTGATGGCGAGGTGATCGACTTCATGGGCGAGTGGCGCGAAGCCAAGTACAAGGATCTCGTTTGCGAAAAGGTGGGCGATCCGGATTGGTTCTCCAAGAGCAAGGAAGAGAAGCTCGCGAAGGCCAAGGAGCTCGGCTTGGACTGCCAGGAAGACTGGGAAGACTACGAAGTTTCCAATGAAGTTTTTGGAAAGCTCATCGAGCCTAAGCTCATCCAGCCGACTTTCGTGACCCACTTGCCGAAGGAGCTTTGCCCCTTGGCCAAGATCACCAAGGACGACGATTCGACAATCGACGTTTTCGAACTCTGCATCGGTGGTATGGAAATCGCCCCGGCGTACTCGGAGCAAAATGATCCGGACGTTCAGCGTGAGATGTTCGAGAAGCAGGCCGGTGAGGAGACGCAAGATGTGGACGAGGACTTCCTCGAAACCCTTGAATACGGGATGCCGCCGGCCGGTGGTCTCGGTATGGGTATCGACCGAATCGTCATCCTTCTGACTGAAGCGGAGAACATTCGAGATGTCATTCTCTACCCTCAGCTGAGGTCGTAA
- a CDS encoding DEAD/DEAH box helicase, with the protein MSEQDNEQNNSVRFADLSLSQPVQDALVEIGYETPSPIQAKAIPVVLSGRDLIGQAQTGTGKTAAFALPLLSMLDPKDEGPKAIILAPTRELALQVAESISNYGRMVKRLHVTAIYGGTDFTRQFRELDRKPAIVVGTPGRIMDHIRRGSLDLSRISHVVLDEADEMLRMGFIEDVEWILEHTPAERQTALFSATMPPRIAAIAKKQLKDPVTVAIKASTATVSTVRQRFIKCNGMRHKIEVLGDLLETEERDAAIVFTRTKSAASEVAEELAQNGHSVEAIHGDISQGRREKAVALLKEGKIDILVATDVAARGLDVDRISHVFNFDIPDDAEPYIHRIGRAGRAGRSGEAILLLTRRDFRKLRNIEDATRQQMQPMPPPSRALIAEIRQAKLEKKIGDIITEGKFNRERTAITDAIANLETDAETLAAVLLKMLQAGKSLPSGISSSSPSFQDNRESRSPRESRGSRQDRDFGRERDRGPRRERPVRDGDAPRARPDRKSDAPAPSADVERFRVEVGHNHQVKPGNIVGAIANEAGLEAKYIGRIDIFDDHSTVDLPKGMPKEVLKVLKKAWVSGQQLQMSRVVEKRRNHFEK; encoded by the coding sequence ATGTCTGAACAAGATAACGAACAGAATAATTCTGTCCGCTTCGCGGACCTATCTCTAAGCCAACCGGTACAAGACGCCCTCGTCGAAATCGGTTACGAAACGCCCTCGCCTATCCAGGCCAAAGCCATCCCGGTCGTCCTCTCTGGACGCGACCTCATAGGACAGGCCCAGACCGGTACTGGTAAAACTGCTGCGTTCGCGCTCCCACTGCTCTCCATGTTGGACCCGAAGGATGAGGGGCCCAAAGCCATCATCTTGGCTCCTACTCGTGAACTGGCGCTTCAAGTTGCCGAATCGATCTCCAACTATGGTCGCATGGTCAAAAGATTGCACGTGACCGCAATCTACGGCGGAACCGACTTCACTCGCCAATTCCGCGAGCTCGACCGCAAACCTGCCATTGTGGTGGGGACGCCGGGCCGCATCATGGACCACATTCGTCGTGGTAGCCTAGACCTCTCCCGCATTTCTCACGTGGTCCTGGACGAAGCCGACGAAATGCTTCGCATGGGCTTTATCGAAGATGTGGAGTGGATTCTCGAGCATACGCCCGCAGAACGCCAAACCGCCCTCTTCTCGGCAACCATGCCTCCGCGCATCGCCGCAATCGCCAAAAAGCAGCTCAAGGACCCAGTCACCGTAGCGATCAAGGCAAGCACCGCCACAGTTTCGACAGTCCGCCAGCGCTTCATCAAGTGCAACGGCATGCGGCACAAGATCGAGGTTCTCGGCGATTTGCTGGAAACGGAAGAGCGTGACGCGGCGATCGTCTTTACCCGCACCAAATCTGCCGCCAGCGAAGTCGCGGAGGAACTGGCTCAGAACGGTCATTCCGTCGAAGCTATCCACGGCGATATCTCCCAAGGCCGCCGCGAAAAGGCAGTCGCTCTGCTTAAAGAGGGAAAAATCGACATTCTGGTCGCTACCGATGTGGCAGCCCGCGGATTGGATGTGGACCGAATTTCCCACGTTTTCAATTTCGACATACCCGACGACGCAGAGCCCTACATTCACCGAATCGGTAGAGCCGGAAGAGCGGGACGTAGCGGAGAGGCCATTCTCCTTCTCACCCGCCGCGACTTCCGTAAACTCCGCAATATCGAAGATGCGACTCGTCAGCAAATGCAGCCGATGCCGCCTCCATCCCGCGCCCTCATAGCCGAGATTCGCCAGGCGAAACTTGAGAAGAAAATCGGGGACATAATCACTGAGGGGAAATTCAATCGCGAGCGCACCGCTATCACAGACGCCATTGCCAATCTGGAAACTGACGCCGAAACTTTGGCCGCCGTGCTCCTAAAGATGTTGCAGGCCGGCAAAAGCCTGCCGTCGGGCATTTCATCCAGCAGCCCCTCATTCCAAGACAACCGGGAGTCACGCTCACCTCGCGAATCCCGTGGATCCAGACAGGACCGCGATTTCGGCCGCGAACGGGACAGAGGTCCACGTCGCGAGCGTCCCGTCCGTGATGGAGATGCCCCTCGAGCACGCCCCGACCGCAAGAGCGATGCCCCCGCGCCGTCTGCCGATGTAGAGCGTTTCCGAGTCGAAGTGGGCCACAACCACCAAGTCAAACCTGGCAACATCGTGGGAGCTATTGCCAACGAAGCCGGTCTGGAGGCTAAATACATTGGCCGAATCGACATCTTCGACGACCACAGCACTGTGGACCTTCCCAAAGGCATGCCGAAGGAAGTTCTCAAGGTTTTGAAGAAGGCCTGGGTATCCGGCCAGCAGCTCCAAATGAGTCGCGTAGTCGAAAAACGACGCAACCACTTCGAGAAGTAA